The Streptococcus sp. VT 162 genome has a window encoding:
- a CDS encoding sugar ABC transporter substrate-binding protein, with amino-acid sequence MSSKFMKSAAVLGTATLASLLLVACGSKTADKAADTSSSEAKEITFYVEDQYKAYAEKVAAAYEKESGTKVNIKSGDQLGGLDKLSLDNQSGQAADVMMAPYDRVGSLGTDGQLSEVTLSDGAKTDDKTKSLVTAADGKVYGAPAVIESLVMYYNKDLLKEAPKTFAELEELAKDSKYAFAGEDGKTTAFLADWTNFYYAYGLLAGNGGYVFGQNGKDAKDIGLANDGSITGVNYAKSWYEKWPKGMQDTEGAANLIQTQFQEGKTAAIIDGPWKAQAFKDAKVNYGVATIPTLPNGKEYTPFGGGKAWIIPSSTKNLEAAQKFVDFLVSTEQQKAFYDATNEIPANTEARSYAEGKNDELTTAVIKQFKNAQPMPNISQMSAVWDPAKTMLFDAVSGKKDAKTAANDAVTLIKETIKQKFGE; translated from the coding sequence ATGTCATCTAAATTCATGAAGAGCGCTGCTGTGCTCGGAACTGCTACTCTTGCTAGCTTACTTTTGGTAGCTTGCGGAAGCAAAACTGCTGATAAAGCAGCTGATACTAGCTCATCTGAAGCAAAAGAAATCACTTTCTACGTTGAAGACCAATACAAAGCCTACGCTGAAAAAGTTGCTGCAGCTTATGAAAAAGAATCAGGTACAAAAGTTAACATCAAATCAGGTGACCAACTTGGTGGACTTGACAAACTTTCTCTTGACAACCAATCAGGTCAAGCTGCTGACGTTATGATGGCACCATACGACCGCGTAGGTAGCCTTGGTACTGACGGACAACTTTCAGAAGTTACTTTGAGCGATGGTGCAAAAACAGATGATAAGACTAAATCTCTTGTAACAGCTGCTGACGGTAAAGTTTACGGTGCTCCTGCCGTTATTGAGTCACTTGTTATGTACTACAACAAAGACTTGCTAAAAGAAGCTCCAAAAACTTTTGCTGAATTAGAAGAACTTGCTAAAGACAGCAAATACGCTTTCGCTGGTGAAGATGGCAAAACTACTGCATTCCTAGCTGACTGGACAAACTTCTACTACGCATACGGACTTCTTGCTGGTAACGGTGGTTACGTATTCGGACAAAACGGTAAAGACGCTAAAGACATCGGTCTTGCAAACGACGGTTCTATCACTGGTGTCAACTACGCTAAATCTTGGTATGAAAAATGGCCTAAAGGTATGCAAGATACTGAAGGTGCTGCAAACTTGATCCAAACTCAATTCCAAGAAGGTAAAACAGCTGCTATCATCGACGGTCCTTGGAAAGCTCAAGCATTCAAAGATGCTAAAGTAAACTACGGTGTTGCTACTATTCCAACTCTTCCAAATGGTAAAGAATACACACCATTCGGTGGTGGTAAAGCTTGGATCATCCCATCAAGCACTAAGAACCTTGAAGCTGCACAAAAATTTGTAGACTTCCTTGTTTCAACTGAACAACAAAAAGCATTCTACGATGCAACTAACGAAATCCCAGCTAACACTGAAGCTCGTTCATACGCTGAAGGTAAAAACGATGAGTTGACAACAGCTGTTATCAAACAGTTCAAGAACGCTCAACCAATGCCAAACATTTCTCAAATGTCAGCTGTTTGGGATCCAGCTAAAACAATGCTCTTTGACGCTGTAAGCGGTAAGAAAGATGCTAAGACAGCTGCTAACGATGCTGTAACATTGATCAAAGAAACAATCAAACAAAAATTTGGTGAATAA
- a CDS encoding 4-alpha-glucanotransferase, protein MKKRQSGVLMHISSLPGAYGIGSFGQTAYDFVDFLVRTKQRYWQILPLGTTSYGDSPYQSFSAFAGNTHFIDLDILVEQGLLEARDLEGVDFGSDASEVDYAKIYYARRPLLEKAVKRFLEVGDVKAFEKFAQDNQSWLELFAEYMAIKEHFDNLAWTEWPDADARARKASALESYREKLADKLVYHRVTQYFFFQQWLKLKAYANDNHIEIVGDMPIYVAEDSSDMWANPHLFKTDATGKATCIAGCPPDEFSATGQLWGNPIYDWEAMDKDGYKWWVERLRERFKIYDIVRIDHFRGFESYWEIPAGSDTAAPGKWVKGPGYKLFAAVKEELGELNIIAEDLGFMTDEVIELRERTGFPGMKILQFAFNPEDESIDSPHLAPANSVMYTGTHDNNTVLGWYRNEIDDPTREYMARYTNRKEYETVPHAMLRTVFSSVSFMAIATMQDLLELDEAARMNYPSTLGGNWSWRMTADQLTPAVEETLLDLTTIYRRINENLVELKK, encoded by the coding sequence ATGAAAAAACGTCAAAGTGGTGTGTTGATGCACATCTCTTCTCTGCCAGGAGCATACGGGATTGGATCATTTGGGCAGACTGCCTATGATTTCGTTGATTTCTTGGTTCGTACGAAGCAACGTTACTGGCAAATCCTCCCTCTTGGGACAACAAGCTATGGAGATTCTCCATACCAATCATTCTCAGCCTTTGCTGGAAATACGCATTTTATCGACCTTGATATCTTGGTAGAGCAAGGCTTGCTCGAAGCTAGAGATCTTGAAGGTGTTGACTTTGGTAGTGATGCATCGGAAGTCGACTATGCGAAGATTTATTACGCACGTCGTCCGCTTTTAGAAAAAGCAGTTAAACGTTTCTTGGAAGTGGGAGACGTCAAAGCTTTTGAGAAGTTTGCTCAAGACAACCAATCATGGCTTGAACTCTTCGCAGAATATATGGCTATCAAAGAGCATTTTGACAATCTTGCTTGGACAGAATGGCCAGATGCAGACGCTCGTGCTCGTAAAGCTTCAGCACTTGAAAGCTACCGTGAGAAATTGGCAGACAAGTTGGTTTACCACCGTGTGACTCAATATTTCTTCTTCCAACAATGGTTGAAATTGAAAGCCTACGCTAACGACAACCACATCGAAATTGTTGGAGACATGCCTATCTACGTTGCGGAAGATTCAAGCGACATGTGGGCAAATCCACATCTCTTCAAGACAGATGCCACTGGTAAAGCAACTTGCATCGCAGGATGCCCACCAGATGAGTTTTCTGCCACTGGTCAGCTTTGGGGAAACCCAATCTATGACTGGGAAGCAATGGACAAAGACGGGTACAAATGGTGGGTTGAACGCTTGCGTGAAAGGTTCAAAATCTACGATATCGTTCGTATCGACCACTTCCGCGGTTTCGAATCTTACTGGGAAATTCCTGCTGGTTCCGATACAGCAGCACCTGGTAAATGGGTGAAAGGTCCAGGCTACAAACTCTTCGCAGCCGTTAAGGAAGAGCTTGGTGAGCTAAACATCATCGCAGAAGACCTTGGTTTCATGACAGATGAAGTTATCGAGTTGCGCGAACGTACTGGCTTCCCAGGGATGAAGATTCTTCAATTTGCCTTCAACCCAGAAGACGAAAGTATCGATAGCCCACACTTGGCACCTGCTAACTCTGTTATGTACACAGGAACACACGATAACAATACAGTTCTTGGTTGGTACCGTAATGAGATCGATGATCCAACTCGTGAGTACATGGCGCGTTACACCAACCGTAAAGAGTATGAAACAGTGCCGCACGCAATGCTTCGTACAGTATTTTCATCAGTGAGCTTCATGGCTATTGCAACCATGCAAGACTTGCTAGAACTAGATGAGGCGGCTCGCATGAACTACCCATCTACTCTTGGTGGAAACTGGTCATGGCGTATGACAGCAGACCAACTCACACCAGCTGTTGAAGAAACTTTGCTTGACTTGACTACAATTTATCGCCGAATTAATGAAAATTTGGTAGAATTAAAGAAATAA